The following coding sequences lie in one Glycine soja cultivar W05 chromosome 16, ASM419377v2, whole genome shotgun sequence genomic window:
- the LOC114391025 gene encoding type IV inositol polyphosphate 5-phosphatase 3-like isoform X1: MKRHHRSPHHQQRSWAEICCFGWSCLQLFWARVVMRKWFNMGSYESDYSADPVDDDSESGSDNEERGRQSQFADNRCNEDEASSESSEFLPKLRRQKSSTYRSQYINKNELRVCVGTWNVGGKLPPDDLDIDDWLGINEPADIYVLGLQEIVPLNPGNIFGAEDTRPVPKWENIIRETLNRVRPEMPKIKSFSDPPSPSKFKPSDDVPDIEEEILLESDSDIGEEVHPLDEENNICDGTFMGETVNTNLLASDAADIANTTLPVKTDLQRQFSFPKMFDRQKSFSENMDTSFAQQATKLTRMLSGSERVVLSWPEPPLHLLSQRVLDRPTSFKSLRSFKSSKSFKTYNSFKSIMDEMPGIVSLPEIDLEALIKRKRRSSYVRIVSKQMVGIFITIWVRRSLRKQIQNLKVSTVGVGVMGYIGNKGSISVSMSIHQTLFCFICTHLTSGEKEGDELKRNADVYEILRRTHFHSLSYVGLPKNILDHERIIWFGDLNYRINLSNVETKALISKKQWSKLVEKDQLMLELKNGVFGGWSEGVLNFPPTYKYEVNSDKYYGEDPKVGKRSPAWCDRILSYGKGMRLLSYRRAELKLSDHRPVTAKYMVEVETFSPRKLQRALTFTDAEIENEQVMTNLSNWNLAA; encoded by the exons ATGAAGCGTCATCATAGGTCACCACACCACCAACAG AGAAGTTGGGCTGAAATATGTTGTTTCGGTTGGTCCTGCTTACAGCTCTTCTGGGCAAGGGTGGTCATGCGCAAGTGGTTTAACATGGGGAGCTATGAGTCTGATTACAGTGCTGACCCtgttgatgatgattctgaaagtGGTTCAGACAATGAAG AGCGAGGAAGACAGTCGCAGTTTGCGGACAACAGATGTAATGAAGATGAAGCTTCATCTGAATCATCAG AATTTCTTCCAAAGTTAAGGAGGCAAAAGTCATCAACTTATAGATCTCagtatataaacaaaaatgagCTGAG GGTATGTGTTGGGACGTGGAATGTTGGAGGAAAGCTTCCACCTGATGACCTTGATATTGATGATTGGCTTGGCATCAACGAACCAGCTGACATCTATGTCCTGGG TCTTCAAGAGATTGTACCCTTAAACCCTGGTAACATATTTGGTGCTGAAGATACCCGTCCTGTTCCAAAATGGGAGAATATTATTCGAGAAACACTGAATAGAGTTCGACCTGAAATGCCAAAGATAAAATCCTTTAGTGACCCTCCATCTCCATCAAAATTTAAGCCCTCAGATGACGTCCCTGATATAGAAGAAGAAATATTACTTGAAAGTGATAGTGACATTGGTGAGGAAGTCCATCCTTTGGATGAAGAAAACAATATTTGTGATGGAACATTCATGGGTGAAACTGTGAATACAAATTTATTAGCTTCCGATGCTGCTGATATTGCAAACACCACTTTGCCAGTTAAAACTGACTTACAGAGGCAGTTTTCTTTTCCAAAGATGTTTGATAGGCAAAaaagtttttcagaaaacatggACACATCATTTGCCCAACAGGCCACTAAACTAACTCGAATGCTTAGTGGGTCTGAAAGGGTGGTTTTGAGCTGGCCAGAGCCTCCACTACATCTGCTATCTCAGCGAGTTTTGGATAGACCAACTTCTTTTAAATCACTCAGATCCTTTAAATCATCTAAGTCGTTCAAAACATACAACTCTTTCAAGTCAATTATGGATGAAATGCCAGGGATTGTAAGTCTTCCTGAAATTGACCTTGAAGCTTtgataaagagaaaaagaagatcaTCATATGTAAGGATTGTGAGCAAGCAAATGGTTGGGATTTTCATCACCATTTGGGTTCGTCGGAGCTTGCGTAAACAAATTCAGAATTTAAAGGTTTCAACTGTTGGAGTTGGTGTAATGGGCTACATTGGTAACAag GGATCAATCTCTGTCAGCATGTCCATACATCAGACGCTTTTTTGTTTCATATGTACCCACCTTACTTCAGgtgaaaaggaaggagacgaaCTTAAAAGAAATGCTGATGTTTATGAGATACTTCGTAGAACCCATTTTCATTCACTTTCTTATGTTGGACTTCCCAAAAATATCCTTGATCATGA ACGAATAATTTGGTTTGGTGATCTGAATTATCGTATCAACTTATCAAATGTGGAAACAAAAGCTCTTATCTCAAAAAAACAGTGGTCAAAATTGGTTGAGAAAGACCAG CTCATGCTAGAACTCAAGAACGGTGTGTTTGGAGGATGGTCAGAAGGCGTCTTAAACTTTCCACCAACTTATAAGTATGAGGTCAATTCAGATAAGTACTACGGAGAGGATCCCAAGGTTGGAAAGCGCTCACCAGCATG GTGTGATCGTATTCTTTCATATGGCAAGGGAATGAGATTATTGAGTTACAGAAGGGCAGAGCTCAAACTGTCTGATCACAGACCTGTGACTGCCAAATATATGGTTGAAGTTGAGACATTTTCTCCTAGGAAGCTACAGCGAGCCCTAACTTTCACTGA
- the LOC114391025 gene encoding type IV inositol polyphosphate 5-phosphatase 3-like isoform X2, whose protein sequence is MKRHHRSPHHQQLFWARVVMRKWFNMGSYESDYSADPVDDDSESGSDNEERGRQSQFADNRCNEDEASSESSEFLPKLRRQKSSTYRSQYINKNELRVCVGTWNVGGKLPPDDLDIDDWLGINEPADIYVLGLQEIVPLNPGNIFGAEDTRPVPKWENIIRETLNRVRPEMPKIKSFSDPPSPSKFKPSDDVPDIEEEILLESDSDIGEEVHPLDEENNICDGTFMGETVNTNLLASDAADIANTTLPVKTDLQRQFSFPKMFDRQKSFSENMDTSFAQQATKLTRMLSGSERVVLSWPEPPLHLLSQRVLDRPTSFKSLRSFKSSKSFKTYNSFKSIMDEMPGIVSLPEIDLEALIKRKRRSSYVRIVSKQMVGIFITIWVRRSLRKQIQNLKVSTVGVGVMGYIGNKGSISVSMSIHQTLFCFICTHLTSGEKEGDELKRNADVYEILRRTHFHSLSYVGLPKNILDHERIIWFGDLNYRINLSNVETKALISKKQWSKLVEKDQLMLELKNGVFGGWSEGVLNFPPTYKYEVNSDKYYGEDPKVGKRSPAWCDRILSYGKGMRLLSYRRAELKLSDHRPVTAKYMVEVETFSPRKLQRALTFTDAEIENEQVMTNLSNWNLAA, encoded by the exons ATGAAGCGTCATCATAGGTCACCACACCACCAACAG CTCTTCTGGGCAAGGGTGGTCATGCGCAAGTGGTTTAACATGGGGAGCTATGAGTCTGATTACAGTGCTGACCCtgttgatgatgattctgaaagtGGTTCAGACAATGAAG AGCGAGGAAGACAGTCGCAGTTTGCGGACAACAGATGTAATGAAGATGAAGCTTCATCTGAATCATCAG AATTTCTTCCAAAGTTAAGGAGGCAAAAGTCATCAACTTATAGATCTCagtatataaacaaaaatgagCTGAG GGTATGTGTTGGGACGTGGAATGTTGGAGGAAAGCTTCCACCTGATGACCTTGATATTGATGATTGGCTTGGCATCAACGAACCAGCTGACATCTATGTCCTGGG TCTTCAAGAGATTGTACCCTTAAACCCTGGTAACATATTTGGTGCTGAAGATACCCGTCCTGTTCCAAAATGGGAGAATATTATTCGAGAAACACTGAATAGAGTTCGACCTGAAATGCCAAAGATAAAATCCTTTAGTGACCCTCCATCTCCATCAAAATTTAAGCCCTCAGATGACGTCCCTGATATAGAAGAAGAAATATTACTTGAAAGTGATAGTGACATTGGTGAGGAAGTCCATCCTTTGGATGAAGAAAACAATATTTGTGATGGAACATTCATGGGTGAAACTGTGAATACAAATTTATTAGCTTCCGATGCTGCTGATATTGCAAACACCACTTTGCCAGTTAAAACTGACTTACAGAGGCAGTTTTCTTTTCCAAAGATGTTTGATAGGCAAAaaagtttttcagaaaacatggACACATCATTTGCCCAACAGGCCACTAAACTAACTCGAATGCTTAGTGGGTCTGAAAGGGTGGTTTTGAGCTGGCCAGAGCCTCCACTACATCTGCTATCTCAGCGAGTTTTGGATAGACCAACTTCTTTTAAATCACTCAGATCCTTTAAATCATCTAAGTCGTTCAAAACATACAACTCTTTCAAGTCAATTATGGATGAAATGCCAGGGATTGTAAGTCTTCCTGAAATTGACCTTGAAGCTTtgataaagagaaaaagaagatcaTCATATGTAAGGATTGTGAGCAAGCAAATGGTTGGGATTTTCATCACCATTTGGGTTCGTCGGAGCTTGCGTAAACAAATTCAGAATTTAAAGGTTTCAACTGTTGGAGTTGGTGTAATGGGCTACATTGGTAACAag GGATCAATCTCTGTCAGCATGTCCATACATCAGACGCTTTTTTGTTTCATATGTACCCACCTTACTTCAGgtgaaaaggaaggagacgaaCTTAAAAGAAATGCTGATGTTTATGAGATACTTCGTAGAACCCATTTTCATTCACTTTCTTATGTTGGACTTCCCAAAAATATCCTTGATCATGA ACGAATAATTTGGTTTGGTGATCTGAATTATCGTATCAACTTATCAAATGTGGAAACAAAAGCTCTTATCTCAAAAAAACAGTGGTCAAAATTGGTTGAGAAAGACCAG CTCATGCTAGAACTCAAGAACGGTGTGTTTGGAGGATGGTCAGAAGGCGTCTTAAACTTTCCACCAACTTATAAGTATGAGGTCAATTCAGATAAGTACTACGGAGAGGATCCCAAGGTTGGAAAGCGCTCACCAGCATG GTGTGATCGTATTCTTTCATATGGCAAGGGAATGAGATTATTGAGTTACAGAAGGGCAGAGCTCAAACTGTCTGATCACAGACCTGTGACTGCCAAATATATGGTTGAAGTTGAGACATTTTCTCCTAGGAAGCTACAGCGAGCCCTAACTTTCACTGA